A region of the Gemmatimonadota bacterium genome:
GCGGGACGTGAAGACGCCGCCGCCCCGGGCGGGACGACGGCGCTTCGGTGCCGATCCGATCTACGCGCCGCGAGGACCGCGGGGGCGCGGCCCGCGACTGGTCACGAGTCGCTAGAAGAGTCTGCTCAGAGCGAAGATCGCGGTCGGCACACTGATCAGCAGGATGCGCACGGTCTCACCGGTGCTCCGTCGCTCCGGCACCACTATCTGGTCTCCGGCGCGAATCCCCAGTTGGTCGAATGTCCTGCCCTCGTTCAGGGCGAGCTCCAGAGGCTCCCCCTCCCAGACCCGGTCGCCGCGACGCTCAACGCGCACGTCGTCCAGCTTCGCTTCGCGGGTGGGGCCGCCGGCCATCGTAAACGCTTGGGTTACGGGCACGTCGGCGGGGATCACGTAGAAGCCTGGCTGCGACACCTCGCCGATGACCGAGATACGGACAAGCGCTTCCGCCCGCACGGCCGGAGAGCGGATGTAGCGTGTCAGGTGCTCCTCGAGGTGCGGCTCCAGTTCGGAGCGAAGTAGCCCGCCGAGCTCGACCTCGCCTCCTACCGGCAGCACCAAGACGGGTCCCGGCGCCACGGTGAACGTGTCGCTCAGCTCCTCCTCGTTGCGCACCAGCAGGTGTACCTGGTCGCCCACGTGGAAGTCA
Encoded here:
- a CDS encoding SLBB domain-containing protein, yielding MRLRIAALTLALVALAPPVSGQEAPPGAIPRLGDTRDRLERVLADIERQLVDDDLHEEDREALQMEADVVRGRLIEGDFHVGDQVHLLVRNEEELSDTFTVAPGPVLVLPVGGEVELGGLLRSELEPHLEEHLTRYIRSPAVRAEALVRISVIGEVSQPGFYVIPADVPVTQAFTMAGGPTREAKLDDVRVERRGDRVWEGEPLELALNEGRTFDQLGIRAGDQIVVPERRSTGETVRILLISVPTAIFALSRLF